The Thomasclavelia ramosa DSM 1402 genome includes a region encoding these proteins:
- the rplX gene encoding 50S ribosomal protein L24: protein MKIRVGDTVEVIAGKDKGKQGEVLQVLAKQDKVIVEGVNTVTKHIKPSQADPEGGIVTREAPIHVSNVAFYDSKAKAPVKLGYKIVEKDGKKTKVRVNKKTGAEVDKKKKK, encoded by the coding sequence ATGAAAATCCGTGTAGGTGATACTGTAGAAGTTATCGCAGGTAAAGATAAAGGAAAACAAGGTGAAGTGTTACAAGTTCTTGCAAAACAAGACAAAGTAATCGTTGAAGGAGTTAATACTGTAACTAAACATATTAAACCTTCACAAGCAGATCCTGAAGGTGGAATTGTAACAAGAGAAGCTCCTATTCATGTTTCTAATGTTGCATTCTATGATTCAAAAGCTAAAGCTCCTGTTAAACTTGGATATAAAATCGTTGAAAAAGACGGTAAGAAAACAAAAGTTCGAGTTAACAAAAAAACTGGAGCAGAAGTAGATAAAAAGAAAAAGAAATAA
- the rplN gene encoding 50S ribosomal protein L14 has translation MIQNESRLKVADNTGAKEVLVIRNLGGSNRKFSNIGDVVVATVKQAAPGGSVKKGEVVRAVIVRSRYGVGRENGSYIKFDDNACVIIKEDKSPKGTRIFGPVARELRDADFMKIVSLAPEVL, from the coding sequence ATGATCCAAAACGAAAGTAGACTTAAAGTCGCTGACAACACTGGAGCTAAAGAAGTATTAGTAATCCGTAATTTAGGTGGTTCTAATCGTAAATTTAGTAACATCGGTGATGTTGTTGTAGCAACAGTTAAACAGGCAGCACCAGGTGGTTCAGTAAAAAAAGGTGAAGTAGTAAGAGCGGTTATCGTAAGAAGTAGATATGGAGTCGGAAGAGAAAACGGTTCTTATATTAAATTTGATGACAACGCTTGTGTAATTATAAAAGAAGATAAATCTCCAAAAGGGACTCGTATCTTCGGACCAGTTGCAAGAGAGTTAAGAGATGCTGATTTCATGAAAATCGTATCATTAGCTCCAGAAGTATTATAG
- the rpsQ gene encoding 30S ribosomal protein S17, with translation MERNNRKVYTGTVVSTKMDKTITVQVETHVKHKLYGKRMKSTTKFHAHDEENIASVGDTVKIMSTRPLSATKRFRLVEIVKKAETV, from the coding sequence ATGGAAAGAAACAATCGTAAAGTTTATACTGGTACAGTTGTATCTACTAAAATGGATAAAACTATTACAGTGCAAGTAGAAACACATGTAAAACATAAATTATATGGTAAACGTATGAAATCAACAACTAAGTTTCATGCCCATGATGAAGAAAATATCGCTAGTGTTGGCGATACAGTAAAAATCATGTCAACAAGACCATTATCTGCAACAAAACGTTTCCGTTTAGTAGAAATCGTTAAAAAAGCAGAAACTGTTTAA
- the rpmC gene encoding 50S ribosomal protein L29 produces MTVQEIKELDNAALLAKVEEYKKELFGLRFQQATGSLENTARIRTVRKSIARIKTIIRERELNQ; encoded by the coding sequence ATGACAGTTCAAGAAATCAAAGAATTAGATAACGCTGCTTTACTTGCTAAAGTAGAAGAATACAAAAAAGAGCTATTTGGACTTCGTTTCCAACAAGCTACAGGAAGTTTAGAAAACACAGCACGTATTAGAACGGTTCGTAAATCTATCGCTAGAATTAAAACAATTATTAGAGAAAGAGAATTGAACCAATAG
- the rplP gene encoding 50S ribosomal protein L16 — protein sequence MLMPKRTKYRRPHRVKYEGKAKGGTEVSFGEYGLQATEGAWITSRQIEAARIAINRRLNRGGQVWIRIFPHLAKTKKPLEVRMGSGKGSPEEWVAVVKTGRVLFEVAGVDEELAREALRLASHKLPIKCKIIGKGE from the coding sequence ATGTTGATGCCTAAAAGAACAAAATACAGAAGACCTCATCGTGTTAAATATGAAGGTAAAGCTAAAGGCGGAACTGAAGTATCATTTGGTGAATATGGTTTACAAGCAACTGAAGGTGCTTGGATCACTTCTCGTCAAATCGAAGCTGCTCGTATTGCTATCAACCGTCGTTTAAACCGTGGTGGACAAGTATGGATTAGAATTTTCCCTCACTTAGCTAAAACTAAAAAACCATTAGAAGTACGTATGGGATCTGGGAAAGGTTCTCCAGAAGAATGGGTAGCAGTTGTTAAAACTGGTCGTGTTCTTTTCGAAGTTGCAGGTGTTGATGAAGAACTTGCTAGAGAAGCTTTAAGACTTGCATCTCATAAATTACCTATTAAATGTAAAATCATTGGAAAGGGTGAATAG
- the rpsC gene encoding 30S ribosomal protein S3, with product MGQKVSPIGLRVGVNRNWDSRWYANDQDFAGLLHEDIKIREYLLKKLKTASVAKVEIERSKNRVTIFVHTSRPGVVIGKDGEAVDALRKEVSKMVKDKQVFINIVEIKNPDVVAQLVANNIAEQLENRASFRTVQKRAIQRAMRAGAKGIKTSVSGRLGGADMARAEGYSEGNVPLHTLRADIDYATAEADTTYGKLGVKVWICKGEILPEKKKGDK from the coding sequence ATGGGTCAAAAAGTAAGTCCAATCGGATTACGAGTTGGTGTTAACCGTAATTGGGATTCAAGATGGTATGCTAACGATCAAGATTTCGCAGGTTTATTACATGAAGATATCAAGATTCGTGAATACCTATTAAAAAAACTTAAGACTGCATCTGTAGCTAAAGTTGAAATCGAAAGATCAAAAAATCGTGTTACTATCTTTGTTCACACATCTAGACCAGGAGTTGTAATCGGTAAAGATGGTGAAGCAGTTGATGCATTAAGAAAAGAAGTTAGTAAAATGGTAAAAGATAAACAAGTGTTTATCAATATTGTGGAAATCAAAAACCCTGATGTTGTAGCACAATTAGTTGCTAATAATATTGCGGAACAATTAGAAAATCGTGCTTCTTTTAGAACAGTTCAAAAACGTGCTATCCAAAGAGCAATGAGAGCTGGAGCTAAAGGAATTAAAACAAGTGTTTCAGGACGTTTAGGTGGAGCTGATATGGCTCGTGCTGAAGGTTACTCTGAAGGGAATGTCCCTCTTCATACTTTAAGAGCTGATATTGATTATGCTACTGCAGAAGCAGATACTACTTATGGTAAATTAGGAGTTAAAGTTTGGATTTGTAAGGGAGAAATCCTTCCTGAAAAGAAGAAAGGGGATAAATAA
- the rplV gene encoding 50S ribosomal protein L22 has product MEARAQAKMIRVSPQKARLVVDLVRGKQVKEALGMLEYVNKSATPAIIKVVKSAAQNAVYNEGAEAEKLYIKEIYVDEGPTLKRFAARAKGSGTRILKRTSHITCVVEER; this is encoded by the coding sequence ATGGAAGCAAGAGCACAAGCTAAAATGATTCGTGTTTCACCTCAAAAAGCTCGATTAGTCGTTGACTTAGTGAGAGGGAAGCAAGTAAAAGAAGCACTTGGTATGTTAGAATACGTAAATAAAAGTGCAACTCCTGCAATCATTAAAGTTGTAAAATCTGCTGCACAAAACGCTGTTTATAACGAAGGTGCAGAAGCAGAAAAGTTATATATTAAAGAAATCTATGTAGACGAAGGTCCTACATTAAAAAGATTCGCTGCAAGAGCTAAAGGTAGCGGAACAAGAATTTTAAAAAGAACTAGCCACATCACTTGTGTGGTAGAAGAAAGATAG
- the rpsS gene encoding 30S ribosomal protein S19, translating to MARSLKKGPFVDGHLMKKVEALNAAGKKEVIKTWSRRSTIFPQFIEHTFAVYNGREHIPVYVTEDMVGHKLGEFAPTRTYHGHGADDKKAGK from the coding sequence ATGGCACGTAGTTTAAAAAAGGGACCATTTGTTGATGGACACTTAATGAAAAAAGTTGAAGCATTAAACGCTGCTGGTAAAAAAGAAGTTATCAAAACTTGGTCTAGACGTTCAACAATCTTCCCTCAATTTATTGAGCATACATTTGCAGTGTATAACGGAAGAGAACATATCCCAGTTTATGTAACTGAAGATATGGTCGGTCATAAATTAGGAGAATTCGCTCCAACAAGAACTTATCACGGTCACGGGGCTGATGATAAAAAAGCTGGAAAATAG
- the rplB gene encoding 50S ribosomal protein L2, whose translation MAIKTYKPVTNGRRNMTSLTYEEITTNKPEKSLVAKVSKNGGRNNQGVITTRHHGGGHKRKYRIIDFKRNKDDIVGTVATIEYDPNRSANIALINYADGEKRYILAPKGLEVGSKIVSGENADIKVGNALPMGNMPEGTVIHNIEMQPGKGGQIARSAGVSAQILGKEERYVIVRLASGEVRKLLAVCRATVGVVGNEDHGLVNYGKAGRMRWKGVKPTVRGSVMNPNDHPHGGGEGRTSIGRKAPMTPWGKKAMGVKTRKNKKASTKLIVRRRNSK comes from the coding sequence ATGGCAATTAAAACTTATAAGCCAGTGACGAATGGTCGTCGTAATATGACTTCATTAACTTATGAAGAAATTACAACAAATAAACCTGAGAAATCTTTAGTTGCAAAAGTAAGCAAAAACGGTGGACGTAATAACCAAGGTGTTATTACAACACGTCATCATGGTGGAGGACATAAACGTAAATATCGTATTATTGACTTCAAACGTAATAAAGATGATATCGTTGGAACTGTAGCAACTATCGAATATGATCCAAATAGATCAGCAAACATCGCATTAATTAACTATGCAGATGGTGAAAAAAGATATATTTTAGCTCCAAAAGGATTAGAAGTTGGAAGTAAGATCGTATCTGGTGAAAACGCAGATATTAAAGTAGGAAATGCTTTACCAATGGGAAATATGCCTGAAGGTACTGTAATCCACAATATCGAAATGCAACCTGGTAAAGGTGGACAAATCGCACGTTCTGCTGGTGTGTCTGCTCAGATCTTAGGTAAAGAAGAAAGATATGTAATCGTAAGATTAGCATCTGGTGAAGTACGTAAATTATTAGCTGTATGTAGAGCTACTGTTGGGGTTGTTGGAAACGAAGACCACGGATTAGTTAACTATGGTAAAGCTGGACGTATGAGATGGAAAGGTGTTAAACCTACAGTACGTGGTTCTGTAATGAACCCTAACGATCACCCTCATGGTGGTGGTGAAGGTAGAACTTCTATCGGACGTAAAGCTCCAATGACACCTTGGGGTAAAAAAGCAATGGGTGTTAAAACTAGAAAAAATAAGAAAGCGTCTACTAAATTAATTGTACGTCGCAGAAATTCTAAATAA
- the rplW gene encoding 50S ribosomal protein L23 — protein MAHITDVLKKPVLTEKTMTLQANENKYTFDVDVNANKVEIKQAVEAMFGVKVESVNVMNVKPKTKRMGRYEGKTNRRRKAIVKLAEGNEINYFGEE, from the coding sequence ATGGCACACATTACAGATGTATTAAAAAAACCAGTACTTACTGAAAAAACAATGACTCTTCAAGCAAACGAAAACAAATACACGTTTGATGTAGATGTTAATGCAAATAAAGTTGAAATCAAACAAGCTGTTGAAGCAATGTTTGGTGTGAAAGTTGAAAGTGTTAATGTTATGAACGTTAAACCTAAAACTAAGAGAATGGGTAGATACGAAGGTAAAACTAATCGTAGAAGAAAAGCTATCGTTAAATTAGCTGAAGGTAACGAAATCAATTATTTCGGTGAGGAATAA
- the rplD gene encoding 50S ribosomal protein L4, translating into MLTVKVYNQEGSEVKDLELNEAVFGIEPNKQALFDMVLLQRASLRQGTHKVKNRTEVRGGGKKPWRQKGTGRARQGSIRAPQWRGGGVVFGPTPRSYKFKLNRKVRRLALKSALSTKINDNEFMALEAIKFDAPKTKEMVKVLANLEAPVKTLIVVDEICPNVARSANNIPGVKLLDAKHVNVYDILNSNKLIMTEAAIKSVEEVLG; encoded by the coding sequence ATGCTTACAGTTAAAGTATATAACCAAGAAGGTTCTGAAGTAAAAGATTTAGAATTAAATGAAGCTGTATTTGGGATTGAACCAAATAAACAAGCATTATTTGATATGGTCTTATTACAAAGAGCATCATTAAGACAAGGTACTCATAAAGTAAAAAACCGTACTGAAGTTCGTGGTGGTGGTAAAAAACCATGGCGTCAAAAAGGTACTGGTAGAGCTAGACAAGGATCAATCCGTGCACCACAATGGCGTGGAGGAGGAGTTGTATTTGGTCCAACACCTAGAAGTTATAAATTTAAATTAAATCGTAAAGTTAGAAGATTAGCGCTTAAATCAGCACTATCTACTAAAATTAACGATAATGAATTCATGGCTTTAGAAGCTATTAAATTCGACGCTCCAAAAACAAAAGAAATGGTGAAAGTATTAGCAAATTTAGAAGCACCAGTTAAGACATTGATCGTTGTTGACGAAATTTGTCCAAACGTTGCTAGAAGTGCTAACAACATCCCAGGCGTTAAATTATTAGATGCAAAACATGTAAATGTTTATGATATCTTAAACAGCAACAAGTTAATCATGACTGAAGCTGCTATTAAATCTGTTGAGGAGGTACTAGGATAA
- the rplC gene encoding 50S ribosomal protein L3: protein MKGILGRKIGMTQVFTTDGLLIPVTVVEADANVVLQKKTVATDGYDAIQVGFEDKREKLANKAELGIVKKANTAPKRFIKEFRYDEMMSYEVGDKITVDSFVAGEVVDVTGTSKGKGYQGVIKRHGQRIGPKGHGSGAHRIVGSMGPIAPNRIAPGKKLPGQMGHVTRTVQNLEVVAVDVENNLLLIKGSVPGPKKGLVIVKSGIKAAGKVNEAHELVDFTPVVEETKEADAATETPVEAAE, encoded by the coding sequence ATGAAAGGAATCTTAGGTCGTAAGATTGGAATGACTCAAGTCTTCACAACTGATGGTTTATTAATCCCAGTAACTGTAGTAGAAGCTGATGCTAACGTTGTATTACAAAAGAAAACAGTTGCTACTGATGGATATGATGCAATCCAAGTTGGATTCGAAGATAAGAGAGAAAAATTAGCTAATAAAGCTGAATTAGGTATTGTGAAAAAAGCTAACACAGCTCCTAAGCGCTTCATTAAAGAATTTCGTTATGACGAAATGATGAGTTATGAAGTTGGAGATAAAATTACTGTTGATAGCTTCGTAGCAGGTGAAGTTGTAGATGTAACTGGAACTTCTAAAGGTAAAGGTTATCAAGGTGTTATTAAAAGACATGGTCAAAGAATCGGTCCTAAAGGACATGGTTCAGGAGCTCATAGAATTGTTGGTTCAATGGGACCAATCGCTCCAAACAGAATTGCTCCAGGTAAAAAATTACCAGGACAAATGGGACATGTAACAAGAACAGTACAAAACTTAGAAGTGGTAGCTGTTGATGTAGAAAATAATTTATTATTAATCAAAGGGTCAGTACCTGGACCTAAAAAAGGATTAGTAATTGTAAAATCTGGAATTAAAGCAGCTGGTAAAGTAAACGAAGCTCATGAATTAGTAGACTTTACACCAGTAGTAGAAGAAACTAAAGAAGCAGATGCAGCAACTGAAACACCAGTTGAAGCAGCTGAATAA
- the rpsJ gene encoding 30S ribosomal protein S10 translates to MANNKIRIRLKSFDHKILDNSAEKIIGAAKKSGAQVVGPVPLPTEKEIYTVLRAVHKYKDSREQFEIRTHKRLIDIVNPTQETVDILTRLELPSGVDIEIKL, encoded by the coding sequence ATGGCAAATAACAAAATTAGAATTAGATTAAAATCATTTGATCACAAAATTCTAGATAACTCAGCAGAAAAAATTATTGGTGCTGCTAAGAAATCTGGAGCTCAAGTAGTAGGTCCTGTACCTCTACCAACTGAAAAAGAAATTTATACAGTATTAAGAGCGGTTCACAAGTATAAAGATTCTCGTGAACAATTTGAAATCAGAACTCACAAACGTTTAATCGACATTGTGAATCCTACACAAGAAACAGTTGACATTCTAACAAGATTAGAATTACCAAGTGGTGTAGACATCGAAATTAAATTATAA
- a CDS encoding histidine phosphatase family protein, with product MTRIYLLRHGQTLFNQKNLIQGSCDSKLTAKGIAQAKAVKEYLDTINFAAVYCSTSERTLDTATYATGGKYPIYPCKEFKEIDFGVVEGEDGSQLFKGMKHDNFVSLLLNEGWTSLEGESGFDFTKRIFTKLDEITAQYPDENILIATHGGTILNTVVNIDHNFVNMDGPANCSITIIDCHGEYRVIEYNLQVAQ from the coding sequence ATGACACGAATTTATTTATTACGTCATGGGCAAACTTTATTTAATCAAAAAAATCTAATCCAAGGAAGTTGTGATTCTAAATTAACAGCTAAAGGAATAGCCCAGGCTAAAGCTGTTAAGGAATATTTAGATACAATAAATTTTGCAGCTGTTTATTGTTCAACAAGTGAAAGGACATTGGATACTGCGACATATGCAACTGGTGGAAAATATCCGATCTACCCATGTAAAGAATTCAAAGAAATTGATTTTGGAGTAGTTGAAGGTGAAGATGGTAGTCAGTTATTTAAAGGAATGAAACATGATAATTTTGTATCATTACTGTTAAATGAAGGATGGACTTCTTTAGAAGGAGAAAGCGGTTTTGATTTTACGAAACGAATTTTCACAAAACTAGATGAGATAACTGCTCAATATCCTGACGAGAATATATTAATTGCGACTCACGGGGGCACGATTTTAAATACAGTAGTTAACATTGACCATAATTTTGTTAATATGGATGGTCCAGCTAATTGCTCGATCACCATTATTGATTGTCATGGTGAATATCGAGTGATTGAATATAACTTACAGGTTGCTCAGTAG
- a CDS encoding flavodoxin family protein — MKVLLINGSFRRNGCTFTALNEVAKALNTNGIDTEIFHIGTKAIRGCMGCGVCHEKGECIDNSDAVNECLKLFEAADGIVIGSPVHYASSSGMIASFMDRLFYASRFDKRFKVGATVVSCRRGGASATFDQLNKYFTIAQMPIVSSQYWNSVHGNTPEEVKQDFEGMQTMKVLGNNMAFLLKSIALGKEKHGLPDAELKIATNFIR, encoded by the coding sequence ATGAAAGTATTATTAATTAATGGAAGTTTTAGAAGAAATGGCTGTACTTTTACAGCTTTGAATGAAGTTGCTAAAGCATTAAATACTAATGGTATTGATACTGAAATATTTCATATTGGAACAAAAGCTATTAGGGGTTGCATGGGATGTGGTGTTTGCCATGAGAAAGGTGAATGTATAGATAACAGTGATGCTGTTAATGAGTGTTTAAAACTATTTGAAGCTGCTGATGGAATTGTGATAGGAAGTCCTGTTCATTATGCAAGCTCTTCTGGAATGATTGCTTCCTTTATGGATCGTCTATTCTATGCTTCAAGATTCGATAAACGTTTTAAAGTTGGTGCCACTGTAGTTAGTTGTCGCCGAGGCGGTGCCAGTGCTACTTTTGATCAATTAAATAAATATTTTACAATCGCTCAAATGCCGATTGTATCTTCGCAATATTGGAATAGCGTACATGGTAATACACCCGAAGAAGTAAAACAAGATTTTGAAGGAATGCAGACAATGAAAGTATTAGGTAATAATATGGCATTCTTACTCAAAAGTATTGCTTTAGGTAAAGAAAAACATGGTTTACCTGATGCAGAACTAAAAATAGCAACTAATTTTATCAGATAG
- a CDS encoding IS110 family transposase: MKLVGIDIEKKHFFCIMDKDSGEVLLQPSSFSNTKDGFDSLIQKLSSYSKDSILIGMEDTGHYHFALLKYLLEKNFTVALINPKTTDYTRKIQNGITKNDKLDTLTICDVLDTPVRKKQYRITKVNSFDLYEQKQLTRHHHNLKEELNVYTNRLQKCIDIVFPEFNSLFSSKYGIIYMNVLKTFGSAENIASTDIRTIRKCFEIKGRGNRISLTAQQLKDSAKSSIGISSAAEVIKIKHLISQIELINEQLAETDKKIEEFSIQNNSPILSIPGISHFFGTSILAELGEISNYSKPSKIIKAAGVAPYHYESSQYNAQHTAITKKGSPYLRKTLYQIILPVINNNPVFKQYYDLKISQGKGHRCACGHCVRKLLRIIYHLSSTNQQFDDALLR, from the coding sequence ATGAAATTAGTTGGTATCGATATTGAAAAAAAACACTTCTTTTGTATTATGGACAAAGATAGTGGTGAAGTTTTACTTCAACCTTCTTCTTTTTCCAATACTAAAGATGGATTTGATTCTCTAATCCAAAAACTTAGTTCTTATTCTAAGGACTCTATATTGATTGGTATGGAAGACACCGGGCATTATCATTTTGCTTTATTAAAGTATCTTTTAGAAAAAAATTTTACTGTTGCTCTTATCAACCCTAAAACTACTGATTACACTCGTAAAATACAGAACGGCATCACTAAGAATGATAAACTTGACACTCTTACTATCTGTGATGTTTTGGATACTCCTGTACGAAAAAAGCAGTATCGTATTACAAAAGTCAACAGCTTCGATCTTTATGAACAAAAGCAATTAACTAGACATCATCACAATTTAAAAGAAGAACTCAATGTTTATACAAACCGCCTACAAAAATGCATTGATATTGTTTTCCCTGAATTCAACAGCTTATTTTCATCTAAATACGGCATTATCTACATGAATGTACTTAAAACATTTGGCAGTGCTGAAAATATCGCTAGTACTGATATTAGAACTATTCGCAAATGTTTTGAAATAAAAGGCCGAGGGAACCGCATATCTCTAACTGCACAGCAGCTTAAAGACTCTGCTAAATCTTCTATTGGAATTTCATCAGCAGCAGAAGTAATCAAAATCAAACATCTGATAAGTCAGATTGAACTTATCAATGAACAGTTAGCTGAAACAGATAAAAAAATAGAAGAGTTTTCCATCCAAAATAACTCTCCTATCCTATCCATCCCAGGGATTTCTCATTTCTTTGGTACTTCTATTTTAGCCGAATTAGGAGAGATAAGCAACTATTCTAAGCCATCTAAGATAATAAAAGCAGCTGGTGTTGCTCCTTATCATTACGAATCAAGTCAATACAACGCACAACATACTGCTATTACCAAGAAAGGTTCACCATATTTGAGAAAGACTTTATATCAGATCATATTGCCTGTGATTAATAATAATCCGGTATTTAAACAATATTATGATTTAAAGATTTCTCAAGGTAAAGGTCATCGTTGTGCTTGTGGACATTGTGTTAGAAAATTGCTTAGAATTATTTATCATCTTTCAAGTACCAATCAACAATTTGATGATGCACTTTTAAGATAA